Proteins encoded within one genomic window of Phototrophicus methaneseepsis:
- a CDS encoding dihydrofolate reductase family protein: protein MRKLVVTEFLSLDGVMDAPAWTAPYWNDEIANFKGEESLSSDALLLGRITYEGFAQAWPDSEDEGAEYFNGVRKYVVSTTLDHAEWNNSVLIKDNIVEEIAKLKQQEGQNIIVHGSGALVQTLMEHDLVDVYRLLVYPVVVGQGKRLFKDGAQARLNLVESRSFGTGVTALVYEPVRDES, encoded by the coding sequence GTGAGAAAGCTCGTTGTAACTGAATTTTTGTCCCTTGATGGCGTTATGGATGCGCCTGCATGGACGGCCCCTTATTGGAATGATGAAATTGCGAATTTCAAAGGGGAAGAATCGTTATCCAGCGATGCTCTGCTCTTGGGCCGCATCACATACGAGGGATTTGCACAAGCCTGGCCGGACAGCGAAGATGAAGGAGCGGAATATTTTAACGGTGTACGTAAGTATGTGGTATCAACGACGCTGGATCACGCCGAATGGAATAATTCTGTCCTGATTAAAGACAATATCGTGGAAGAAATTGCCAAGCTTAAGCAGCAGGAAGGTCAGAACATCATTGTGCACGGTAGTGGCGCGCTCGTGCAAACGCTCATGGAGCATGATCTGGTAGATGTTTACAGGTTGCTCGTTTACCCTGTTGTTGTGGGCCAGGGCAAGCGCTTGTTCAAAGATGGCGCACAGGCCCGGCTTAACTTAGTGGAATCCAGGTCATTTGGGACGGGTGTCACGGCCCTTGTTTACGAACCTGTCCGTGATGAATCCTGA